The Camelus dromedarius isolate mCamDro1 chromosome 23, mCamDro1.pat, whole genome shotgun sequence nucleotide sequence GGAAATGCTTCTGAGGTTTATGAAGAGGAGGGACGCTCTGGAAAGGTACTCATGAGCATCCAGTAGTGACCCAGTGTGACAAAGTGACAGAATTATGGAGCCGCTGGAATGTGGGAAGTTGTCCTCATGACCACCTGATTGGGAACTGCTTCCATGTTATTCTGGCTCATCCTCTCGAGCTGGGTGCAGGGTATGTATAAAAGGCCTCAGATCATACAGTCTCCTCACTCCATCAGACACACCATCGCTTGCCCAAGGTTTGAAGAACAAGGTGAGTGTCCTTACTGATCTGATGGCAGTTTGGGGCTGGCTGGGACTGCCACACATCAGCTGAATGGGACAAGCCACTCCAGCTGGGAGAGAATGGGAGCTAACTGGTAATTGCAGGAAGATCAGGAAATCAGGCTCAAAAGTAGTGATCCTAGGGGAGGCAAGTGGTAACCAAAGGttggggcaggggtaggggaggCTAGCTTGTAGGACAAGAGACAGCCACACAGGGCTGAAGAGTAGGACTAAAGATAGAGCCCCtgatgtaagaaagaaaaaaaggaagatgatgAAGACAGGTGGTATGACCATGGGCTGAGGCTAACCATGTGGTTTCTAGAATGCATAAATCAGAGAGcgttatttcaaaatttttaagatttGGGGAACTACCTAGGGCCCTACGTTACCACCTTTGAAGTCAGGAGTCTTGGGAGAACCAGGACAGTAGGAGAAGGTGTTACCAGAGTCTAACTTAGCCACTGGCTGAtttctctgtgccaggccagCAGGGCTGCTCTGCCCTAGAGATGTGGGCCCTGGACACACAGCATCACTCACAGAACTTAGGACTGTAGAAAAATACTGCATCAGATGAGGTTTATATTCACTGAACTTTTGAAATATCTGCATTTCTTCACAGAGCAACTGAGCATTCTCCAAGATGTTCTGCCAGCAAAACCAGCAGAAATGCCAGCTCCCTGCCAAGTGTCGCCCCAAATACCCACCCAAGTGCCCCCCTCAGGCCCCTCAGGCCCCGggtccccaccctgctcctgccccttcctgctgTGCCCCCAGGTGCTGTGTTTCTGGGTTCAGAAGCAGCTGCTCTCTGGTGTCCCACCGATTTCCGAGAGTCTGCCTAGACCTGGCCCAGCCTTCCATCTGCTGTGAGAGGGAGCCCTCCGCATGTTCCTGCAGTTGCCGTGGCCATGGGGGCTACAGATGACCTGCATCCTTTGAGGATCCCAAGATGCACAGCCAGGGACCAGCCCGAAATGGATGTCACATCTCTCTCTCAGCCTcgttcttccctctccttctgagTTAAGCTGCctagatgtgtaggtgatggatGCCGCTTTTTCCGGAGAATCCCAGACCTCTTGGCCTTAGCTCTGGTCCTAGACCAAGAAGCCCTGAATGCTGGAGACAACTCTGCTTCCCAAAGCCTCATCAGTGTGCAAAAATAAAGCTTATCTTTCCTGGCACCCAGAACTTCTTGGTATTGAGCAATTCTCCCATGCTTTGCACTGAGCAGCTCCCAGCAACCTGGATTCCTTAAGCAGACTCCCACAAAGAGCCACCCGATGGCGAATTCCTTCTAAGGTAGACCCTGGGTCTGAGCAATTTGAGAGGACtatgacaaaaaagaaagatcCCGAAGGGAATAGAGGGGGCATTCCCAAAACATCAGTGACCCTGTCCCACTGCAGCTGTCACCATCACTGTAAAGGACACCTGCTTCCCCGGAACTCAGCCTCCAGGTCCTTCTTACCTGGGGGAATCACATGCTCGAGAAGGAAATGGCACAGGAGTATTTGCAGTTTTCAGATCTCAGTCCAAAAAGCTGTGAAAAATACTGTCCTTCAGCAAATCCCCTGACTGAGTCCCTCACTCCTCTTCACACGGGAACCAGGATCAGGTGGGAACCTACACCCTGGCCCAGCGAGCACCATGCTCTCGAGGCACATTTTGGCCTTGGTGCTGCTGTCCACCCTGCGTGGCTCTTTTTCCTCGTCCATTTAATGGGACAAATGGCGTGGGTTTGGGGACAAGTCCTCAAAGCACTTTATTCATCCCAACAGTGGGCCGTAGGCGATGGCCACGCCCTTGCCCGTCCTCCAGGATGACActtctttgtgggttttttccatgaagtctagtcagttcacaatgttgcgTCAGTCTCTGGTgcccagcatcatgtttcagtcatacatgtacgtACTTACATTCGTTTTCACTATAGGTGACtctaagatactgaatatagttccctgtgctctacagtagaaacttgttgtttctaTCGGGCCAGTAAGAGAGAAAGGGGTGGAATTCATATAGTAATTGCACAGAGTCCACAGCTCAGCTGAAACAAGCCCCAGCCATGAAAACGTCTCGGCTCACACAGTGCAGTGTGTCTCATACATGAATGTCATTCATTCGGTGTGTTGTAGGAGGAGAGAGATCGGGGGAAACTGGTCCAGACCACCCTTTTGGACCAAAATGCTTTATTGCAAGTCATGATTGGCCAGGGGCATCCAGGCCACGGAGCGCTTTGGGGGCTAGAAGGGAGGTGGACCTGACCGCCCTCTTGGACATCCCATCACTAAGTCCAAGGAAGAGGACTTCCAGTCCTTTGGTCTCTGACCAAAGGGACAGAAGGAGTCCAGAGGGGTATTTCAGGGATTCTGGCGATGTCTGTGAGAGAAAGACTATCCTGTGCGTGTTTAAAATGCTGTGATAAGATTCAGCCCGCCTCCTCAAAAGGGTTAAATAAGAGGTGATAAATGATGCCTTGGCGAGCGTCAGGGTTGTTCAATCAGGGCTGTTAACCCCCCAGCAGACATCAAATTAGAAATTACGTAACATCACAGTGTGTGTTTTTAAGGTCTTAGTCATATCCCTCGATTTCAGGAGAAATACTCTTTTTGCCATGTTCTAACCTTATTCTCTAAAATGATATCTTCCATCTCAAACTCATTTCTTACCACCGGAGGAAGAGTGAGCAACCAGACGGGTGAAATGGCAAGAGACTTGCCTTCACTCGTCTGTACTCAGGCCTGTGCGGGCTTTGGTTTCAGGGTCGAGAGGGCTGAGCAAAGGTCATCTCCATGTGGAGCCTGCAAGGCGGCAGAGGGATCTTGTCCTGGGCCCACGGCTGGGACAGGCGCCATCAGAAGTCCTCATGCTCACCTGGACCTGCCTGGATCTCCGCTGCATGGAAACTGCAGGaagccccttcctcctgctgtGTTTCTCCAGCGCCCCCTATGGAGAAACCTTAACATCGCGCTCGCTTTAAAGGAGAAATGCTGACAAGAATACCATTGTTTATCATAGAACATATATTAATGGGTGCATTTGGAGCTGAGAAGCAATAAACTGATAAAGGACACACTGTGCTCTCTCGCTcactctctcatacacacacacacacttgaacaCACTCACAGTGCCACAGAGACTTTTGTTTCCTTGACGAACAGATCACATCACTGTCCTGGAAGGACTGCACACTGGAGACAATGATTGGATTCATGTATCAGTAAATCAACTACAGAGGAAATACTGTTTGTTTCAAGACTGTAAGGATATCTATACCCACCAGGGGGCAGTAAAGCTAAATCTTAAACTTGACTTTGCCACAGCAACATGTGATCACGAATCACTTGGAAATTCTTATGCTACATCAGAACTCAGAAGGGCCTCCTGAATTCTGGCTATTGGTGAGGCTAACTGGGGCTGAGAGAAGAAGGGACAACCCCAGTTACCTCTGGGAATAGTTCTTTCTAATGGGAGTTTGGACCCAGGTGTCAGAGTGGACTTGGGAAAAGGATGTGATATTTCAGCCTCTTGAAAGCAGAATCGTGACAGGGAGGAGGTTCTTCCAAATCCCAAAGGAAGACAGGTACAACTTGAGTCACAGGCTGTAGCTTTAATTTTGCTTCCCAGTCACACAGTGGGACTCAAGGAGGTGTCCTTGGTCACACCACTCAAGCCTTTTACAGACCACAAGAACCTGATGCAAATTCAGAAATTGTTCACAGACTGTTCAGAATATTGAGGAACAGAGATGGCTCTCTACTTGTTCTAATCCTGGTGGCAACTGACCCCAGAGGTAAAGAACACACTAAATGGTCCCAGACTGGCTCCCGGATGCATGGCTTAGGGACAGCCCTCAGGATGAGTGGAAAGGTAGTCAGGGGGCTTGCCTCAAAGCTTATGTGCCTAGCAAGCACTTCCTTTTTTGCTTACAGCTCTAAACCTACAGAAAATTTGCtaattgtgtttgaatttaaTCAGTATACACTAGGGAGAATGTGCCAGTTTCCTCCAAACAAACCCAGAGGCACCTTAGCAGAGACACAAAGTCTGGACAGGGAGAGGATTGACTCCTCACCCTGAAGGGTCTGATCCTTGGGAAGGTACACACTCCTCAAGTTCAAAgctggtgggaggaaggggactGTGGCAGATGTGGCCAGGCTTAGCCCTGTAAGGCTTTTGGCCATATCTGAGATGAATGATATTCAGCTCAGTGGGCGAAGAAAAAGCAGATGCAGACAACTGGGCATAAATGGCAGGAGCACACTGTCTTTGTAGACATTCACCGAGTCCGGGCAGGAGGAAGTGTGACTTCAGAGATTCCCACGCTCTGCCCGCCGACCAGATCGGGACCTCCGCCAGCTCTGCCCTTGCTGGTGCAGGCCCTGGAGTTTTGTGATGTGGAGTCTGTGCGGGGAGTAAGACTATTCCTTGACACAGACATGGAGGGTGAAGGTCACACACgcatgttcactttgtgaaaactCAATGAGCTGCATTCTCCGTGTACGTATGTTACAGTTTAATGCAACTACTTTACAGGAATATACACACAAATGCATAATCAATATTTAAATGGccaagaaaattctaaaaactaAGCAGTTTGCAGGGACCAGCTCTACCAgatattatactatattctaaAGCTTTATATAGTTAGTGTGATACTGGACCCTGAATACACATACAGATCAATAGAACACAATGAGATGTCCAGGGCTGGGGCCAAATGTGTAGGGGAAGTTAGTACATGATAAACACACCCTCAAATCTATGAAGAAAATGTCTATTAGTCAATGGATGATGCTGCCACCACTGGGCAGCCATTAAGAAAAAAGCCTCCAATTTTATACCAAGATGACTTCTCAAAGGGTCAAAGCATTACAAATTATTCCTTAAGAAACTCCAAGactattcatttataaattcaaaatgtGGATCAGTTTTATCATTATACCACAACAATCAAAAGCTCCAaaggaaatcttttttaaagggtttacttaaaaattaactaTTTCTATGTGGCTGAAATTTATCAAAGTCAAAAGTCAAAAAACACACCAGAAGAAATTGTGCATCTCACAGCACCAAAATGGGCTAACTTCCCCAGTATAGCCTGAACAccacaaatcagtaataaagtGATCGGCAATCCAATTAAATATTAGGTAAATTGTACAACTAGAatttcctgaaaacaagaaaggtTCCTAAACATAATAAAAGGTCATTGAACCGACCCACTAAGAAAAACTCAAAACTACTCCGAGGTACCAGTTTTAACCTATCAGACTGACAGCACAACGAATTTA carries:
- the LCE7A gene encoding late cornified envelope protein 7A, which encodes MFCQQNQQKCQLPAKCRPKYPPKCPPQAPQAPGPHPAPAPSCCAPRCCVSGFRSSCSLVSHRFPRVCLDLAQPSICCEREPSACSCSCRGHGGYR